From Halanaeroarchaeum sulfurireducens, a single genomic window includes:
- the npdG gene encoding NADPH-dependent F420 reductase, which translates to MRISLLGGTGDIGEALALRWAYDTHHEVVIGSRDPERARTKAEEYETELRSRDVDRKVTGFANGMAADRGDVVVLAVPPYQVAELVESVAEKLSDTVLVSPAVGMSRDEEGLHYNPPDVGSVTQLVDAVAPEGVPVVGAFHALSADRLANLDLAVDIDTVLVGDDPDAKDQVARLTTDIEGVRPLDGGGLANAPEVEAMTPLLVNLGTYNDGLHDAGVKFQ; encoded by the coding sequence ATGCGTATTTCCCTGCTCGGCGGCACCGGAGATATCGGTGAAGCACTCGCACTCAGGTGGGCCTACGACACGCACCACGAGGTCGTCATCGGCTCCCGGGATCCCGAGCGCGCCCGGACCAAGGCCGAGGAGTACGAGACCGAACTCCGCAGTCGCGACGTCGACCGGAAGGTGACGGGCTTCGCGAACGGGATGGCCGCCGACCGGGGCGACGTCGTCGTTCTGGCGGTGCCGCCGTATCAGGTGGCCGAGCTGGTCGAGTCGGTGGCCGAGAAACTCTCGGACACCGTCCTCGTCTCGCCGGCTGTTGGCATGTCCCGTGACGAGGAGGGGCTGCACTACAACCCCCCGGACGTGGGCAGCGTCACCCAGCTCGTCGACGCGGTGGCCCCGGAGGGGGTCCCGGTCGTCGGGGCCTTCCACGCCCTCTCGGCCGACCGGCTGGCGAACCTCGATCTGGCGGTCGACATCGATACCGTCCTCGTTGGCGACGACCCGGACGCCAAAGACCAGGTCGCACGATTGACGACGGACATCGAGGGAGTGCGCCCGCTCGACGGGGGCGGACTGGCGAACGCCCCGGAGGTCGAAGCGATGACGCCGCTGCTCGTCAACCTCGGGACGTACAACGACGGACTGCACGACGCGGGCGTGAAATTTCAGTAA
- a CDS encoding thioredoxin family protein, giving the protein MTDVTLMDFHADWCGPCKTQDPIIEEIEEDYDEVTFEYVDVDEEPDIANEYQVRSIPTIIVKNEEGVVERFVGVTQRDTIEDALSQAGN; this is encoded by the coding sequence ATGACGGACGTTACGCTCATGGACTTTCACGCCGACTGGTGCGGCCCGTGCAAGACCCAGGACCCAATCATCGAGGAGATAGAGGAGGACTACGACGAGGTGACCTTCGAATACGTCGATGTCGACGAAGAGCCCGACATCGCGAACGAGTACCAGGTCCGCTCGATTCCGACGATCATCGTAAAAAACGAGGAGGGGGTCGTCGAACGTTTCGTCGGCGTTACACAGCGGGACACCATCGAAGACGCACTGTCCCAGGCCGGTAACTGA
- a CDS encoding preprotein translocase subunit Sec61beta produces MSSGQNSGGLMSSAGLVRYFDAENQNTIQIDPKTVMGFGLFFGILIQLFTIIL; encoded by the coding sequence ATGAGCTCCGGCCAGAACTCCGGCGGGCTAATGTCGAGTGCGGGGCTGGTCCGCTATTTCGACGCCGAAAACCAGAACACCATCCAGATCGATCCGAAGACGGTGATGGGCTTCGGCCTCTTTTTCGGCATCCTCATCCAGCTGTTCACGATCATCCTGTAA
- a CDS encoding bifunctional nuclease family protein, whose protein sequence is MNATIEAVRVAGTPEGPMPVVLLDVGDPEDVLPIFIGFDEAMSIARGVDATTIGRPLTHDLTLDIVEELGGRVDRVVVSDVRDGTYIADLHLNTPREDVVIDARPSDSIALAARTGASIEVSEAVFDDGRRALEDFADLEDVREVVAQ, encoded by the coding sequence ATGAACGCGACCATCGAAGCCGTCCGCGTGGCCGGTACGCCGGAGGGGCCGATGCCGGTCGTTTTGCTGGACGTCGGCGACCCCGAGGACGTTCTCCCCATTTTCATCGGATTCGACGAGGCCATGAGCATCGCCCGGGGCGTCGACGCGACGACCATCGGCCGGCCGCTGACCCACGATCTGACCCTCGATATCGTCGAGGAGCTTGGCGGGCGGGTCGACCGTGTGGTCGTGAGCGACGTCCGCGACGGAACCTACATCGCCGACCTCCACCTCAACACCCCCCGCGAGGACGTCGTCATCGACGCGCGCCCGAGCGATTCGATCGCGCTGGCCGCGCGAACCGGGGCCTCGATCGAGGTCTCGGAGGCCGTCTTCGACGACGGGCGCAGAGCCCTCGAGGACTTCGCTGATCTCGAAGACGTCCGGGAGGTCGTCGCCCAATGA
- the hisE gene encoding phosphoribosyl-ATP diphosphatase: MSDTVLEELFAVIEERKRTTPEDSYTASLFTHEKGQNAVLEKLGEETTEVVLAAKDDDAAELAHESADLVYHLLVLLSMHDMSLEDLLAELEERR, translated from the coding sequence ATGAGCGACACGGTGCTCGAGGAGCTGTTCGCGGTCATCGAGGAGCGCAAGCGGACCACGCCGGAGGACTCCTACACTGCCTCACTGTTCACCCACGAGAAGGGGCAGAACGCCGTCCTGGAGAAACTCGGCGAGGAGACGACGGAGGTCGTCCTGGCCGCGAAAGACGACGACGCTGCGGAACTCGCCCACGAGTCGGCGGACCTGGTCTATCACCTGCTCGTCCTCCTCTCGATGCACGACATGTCCCTCGAGGACTTGCTCGCGGAACTCGAAGAGCGGCGGTGA
- a CDS encoding NOG1 family protein — MIFEGLPTTPTSEELLDKAFSRAARAGRAKHGVEAQESMLQTASNILSDNLENVVTAWPDFETVDPFYYEIADAIVDVDELRQHLSQVSWASRKTHDLGREYMGKLPHGDTDHAIAIRKQGFARMGSVLDQVEDDLAAISEARDALKTLPDIRPDHPTVVVAGYPNVGKTAFVNEVTNARNETAAYPFTTKGVHIGHVERDHIRYQLVDTPGLLDRPAAERNDIESQAVSALTHVGDVVLYVYDASESCGYELSDQRALHAEIESRFDVPVLTVCNKADRSMAIDADLFMAIPTHADDEDVGDGVDAVLDAVVEAIGHEPEIPFDG; from the coding sequence ATGATATTCGAAGGCCTCCCGACGACACCGACGTCGGAGGAACTTCTCGACAAGGCCTTCTCGCGGGCAGCCCGCGCCGGTCGTGCCAAACACGGCGTCGAGGCCCAGGAGTCGATGCTCCAGACCGCCTCGAACATCCTCTCGGACAATCTGGAGAACGTCGTGACCGCCTGGCCCGACTTCGAGACCGTTGATCCGTTTTATTACGAGATCGCCGACGCCATCGTCGACGTCGACGAGTTGCGCCAGCACCTCTCCCAGGTGAGCTGGGCGAGCCGGAAGACCCACGACCTCGGGCGGGAGTACATGGGGAAGTTGCCCCACGGTGACACCGACCACGCGATCGCGATTCGAAAGCAGGGATTCGCGCGGATGGGCTCGGTGCTAGACCAGGTCGAAGACGACCTCGCTGCCATCTCCGAGGCTCGGGACGCGCTGAAGACCCTTCCCGACATCCGGCCCGATCATCCGACCGTCGTCGTGGCGGGCTACCCGAACGTGGGGAAGACGGCGTTCGTCAACGAGGTCACGAACGCGCGCAACGAGACCGCGGCCTACCCCTTCACCACGAAGGGGGTCCACATCGGCCACGTCGAGCGCGATCACATCAGGTACCAGCTCGTCGATACGCCGGGACTGCTCGACCGGCCCGCGGCGGAGCGCAACGACATCGAATCACAGGCCGTGAGCGCGTTGACCCACGTCGGTGACGTGGTGCTGTACGTCTACGACGCGAGTGAGAGCTGTGGGTACGAGCTGTCCGACCAACGGGCGCTCCACGCGGAAATCGAATCGCGATTCGACGTCCCCGTTCTGACGGTCTGCAACAAGGCCGATCGATCGATGGCGATCGACGCCGACCTGTTCATGGCCATCCCCACGCACGCCGACGACGAGGACGTCGGCGACGGCGTCGACGCAGTCCTCGACGCGGTCGTGGAGGCCATTGGGCACGAACCGGAAATCCCCTTCGACGGCTGA
- a CDS encoding TIGR00341 family protein, which translates to MRLLQVTIPTGKRERVLGVLEEYGIDYVVTDETGHRGYTAIVHFPLPAEAVQDVLDDLQEAGLTEDAYTVVMGAETVVSRKFDKLRKQYESDVNAEQVARAELQTTAESQVRSLPTYVVLTIVSAVIATVGLLLDSPAVVVGSMVIAPLIGPAMSASVGTVMDDAGLVNRGIKLQLLGIVLAVASAALFALFVQVTSLVPPGLDPTTIGQVQARLSPDFLSLVVALGAGIAGAMSLTAGVSSALVGVMIAVALIPPAATMGIGIAYGLPVVALSSGVLTLVNVLSINLAALVVFWFAGYRPQNFLRHEGAYTRTAKRVGVLLVAIAILSLFLGAVTIDSIGSADAERQIRADVDALLQEPAYEDVALLDLTVRETDRVIFSEPERVVVTVGVPPGMEPPNFAARLDDRFERSVQNDVTVEVRIVRTIVSG; encoded by the coding sequence GTGCGACTCCTCCAAGTCACGATTCCGACCGGCAAGCGGGAGAGGGTACTCGGGGTCCTAGAGGAGTACGGGATCGATTACGTCGTCACCGACGAGACCGGCCATCGTGGGTACACCGCCATCGTCCACTTCCCGTTGCCCGCGGAGGCCGTCCAGGACGTGCTGGACGACCTGCAGGAGGCGGGGCTGACCGAGGACGCCTACACCGTTGTCATGGGCGCCGAGACGGTCGTCTCCAGAAAGTTCGACAAGCTGCGCAAGCAGTACGAGTCCGATGTGAACGCCGAGCAGGTCGCTCGAGCGGAGCTCCAGACGACCGCCGAGAGCCAGGTCCGGTCGTTGCCCACGTACGTCGTCCTCACCATCGTCAGCGCGGTCATCGCGACCGTGGGCCTCCTGCTCGACTCGCCGGCCGTGGTCGTCGGCTCGATGGTCATCGCGCCGCTCATCGGACCGGCGATGTCCGCCAGCGTCGGGACGGTCATGGACGACGCGGGGCTGGTCAACCGCGGCATCAAACTCCAGTTGTTGGGAATCGTCCTGGCCGTGGCCTCGGCGGCCCTCTTCGCCCTGTTCGTTCAGGTCACATCGCTGGTCCCGCCGGGTCTCGATCCGACGACGATCGGCCAGGTACAAGCACGGCTCTCTCCCGACTTCCTCTCGCTGGTGGTCGCACTCGGGGCCGGGATCGCCGGGGCCATGAGCCTGACAGCCGGTGTCTCCTCGGCGCTCGTCGGCGTCATGATCGCCGTCGCGTTGATCCCGCCCGCGGCCACGATGGGGATCGGTATCGCCTACGGACTCCCGGTCGTCGCGCTCTCCTCGGGCGTGCTCACGCTCGTCAACGTGCTCTCGATCAACCTCGCCGCGCTGGTCGTCTTCTGGTTCGCCGGCTATCGCCCGCAGAACTTCCTGCGACATGAGGGGGCCTACACCCGGACGGCCAAGCGGGTGGGCGTCCTCCTCGTCGCCATCGCGATCCTCTCGCTATTCCTCGGGGCGGTGACGATCGATTCGATCGGCAGTGCCGACGCCGAGCGCCAGATCCGCGCCGATGTCGACGCGTTGCTGCAGGAACCTGCCTACGAGGACGTCGCGTTGCTCGACCTCACCGTTCGAGAGACCGACCGCGTCATCTTCAGTGAACCGGAGCGCGTGGTCGTGACGGTCGGCGTCCCGCCCGGTATGGAACCGCCGAACTTTGCCGCCCGTCTCGACGACCGCTTCGAACGGTCGGTACAGAATGACGTGACCGTCGAGGTACGGATCGTCAGGACCATCGTCTCGGGGTGA
- the engB gene encoding GTP-binding protein EngB yields the protein MFETRPDRADEVVLVGRSNVGKSTLMRELTGHSFDAGRKPGVTREPNHYDWASEDFVISDLPGFGFMSGVSEEHREQIKTDVVQYLERYAENILAGVIVLDGKSAVDIIDRHSGEDEIPHDVEFYYLLSDLGIPPIIAVNKMDKVDDRDERLNEIADRFGLVPPWTQWRDTIAPMTAKRGQISALNDAVNMHLEDAKRDDLKKFFTD from the coding sequence ATGTTCGAGACGCGTCCCGACCGCGCCGACGAGGTGGTGCTCGTGGGCCGGTCGAACGTGGGGAAGTCGACGCTCATGCGGGAGTTGACGGGCCACTCCTTCGACGCCGGTCGCAAACCCGGCGTCACCCGCGAGCCCAACCACTACGACTGGGCGAGCGAGGACTTCGTCATCTCCGACCTGCCGGGTTTCGGGTTCATGTCCGGCGTCTCCGAGGAGCACCGCGAGCAGATCAAAACGGACGTGGTGCAGTACCTGGAGCGATACGCCGAGAACATTCTCGCCGGGGTCATCGTCCTCGACGGCAAGAGCGCAGTCGACATCATCGACCGGCACTCCGGCGAGGACGAGATTCCACACGACGTGGAGTTCTACTACCTCCTCTCCGATCTCGGTATCCCGCCGATCATCGCCGTCAACAAGATGGACAAAGTCGACGACCGGGACGAGCGCCTCAACGAGATCGCGGACCGATTCGGTCTGGTCCCGCCCTGGACCCAGTGGCGGGACACAATCGCCCCGATGACCGCCAAGCGGGGACAGATCAGTGCGCTCAACGACGCCGTCAACATGCACCTCGAGGACGCGAAGCGCGACGATCTCAAGAAGTTCTTCACCGACTGA